Proteins encoded in a region of the Capra hircus breed San Clemente chromosome 3, ASM170441v1, whole genome shotgun sequence genome:
- the NT5C1A gene encoding cytosolic 5'-nucleotidase 1A isoform X2 has product MEPGEPREPRELGPGAETAAAPHWEEAKTFYDNLAPQKKPKSPKPQNAVTIAVSSRALFRMDEEQRIYTEQGVEEYVRYQLEHENEPFGPGPAFPFVKALEAVNRRLRELYPESEDLFDIVLVTNNHAQVGVRLINSINHYDLFIERFCMTGGNSPICYLKAYHTNLYLSADAEKVQEAIDEGIAAATIFSPSRDVAVSQSQLRVAFDGDAVLFSDESERIVKAHGLDRFFEHEKAHENKPLAQGPLKGFLEALGRLQKKFYSKGLRLECPIRTYLVTARSAASSGARALKTLRSWGLETDEALFLAGAPKGPLLEKIRPHIFFDDQMFHVAGAQEMVPRPACTVG; this is encoded by the exons ATGGAACCCGGTGAGCCCCGGGAGCCCCGCGAGCTCGGGCCGGGAGCAGAGACCGCCGCGGCCCCGCACTGGGAGGAAGCCAAGACTTTCTATGACAACCTCGCGCCCCAGAAGAAACCCAAATCG CCCAAGCCCCAGAATGCCGTCACCATTGCTGTGTCCTCCCGAGCCCTGTTCCGCATGGACGAGGAGCAGCGGATCTACACGGAGCAGGGCGTGGAGGAATACGTGCGCTACCAGCTGGAACACGAGAACGAGCCCTTCGGTCCTGGACCAGCCTTCCCCTTCGTGAAG GCTCTGGAGGCTGTGAACAGGCGGCTGCGGGAGCTGTACCCTGAGAGCGAGGACCTCTTCGACATCGTCCTGGTGACCAACAACCACGCTCAAGTGGGTGTCCGTCTCATCAACAGCATCAACCACTATG ACCTGTTCATCGAGAGGTTCTGCATGACAGGCGGCAACAGCCCCATCTGCTACCTCAAGGCCTATCACACCAACCTCTACCTGTCGGCTGATGCAGAAAAAGTGCAGGAAGCCATTGACGAGG GGATCGCAGCGGCCACCATCTTCAGCCCCAGCAGGGACGTGGCTGTGTCCCAGAGTCAGCTGCGCGTGGCCTTCGACGGGGACGCTGTGCTTTTCTCGGACGAGTCAGAGCGCATTGTGAAGGCCCATGGGCTGGACAGGTTCTTTGAGCATGAGAAGGCCCACGAGAACAAGCCTTTGGCCCAG GGCCCCTTaaagggcttcctggaggcacTGGGGAGGCTGCAGAAGAAGTTCTACTCCAAGGGCCTGCGACTGGAGTGTCCCATTCGCACCTACTTGGTGACAGCGCGCAGTGCAGCCAGCTCGGGGGCCCGGGCTCTCAAGACCCTGCGCAGCTGGGGCCTAGAGACAGATGAGGCCCTGTTCCTTGCAGGAGCACCCAAGGGCCCCCTTCTGGAGAAGATCCGCCCACATATCTTCTTTGACGACCAGATGTTCCATGTGGCTGGGGCTCAGGAGATGG
- the NT5C1A gene encoding cytosolic 5'-nucleotidase 1A isoform X1: MEPGEPREPRELGPGAETAAAPHWEEAKTFYDNLAPQKKPKSPKPQNAVTIAVSSRALFRMDEEQRIYTEQGVEEYVRYQLEHENEPFGPGPAFPFVKALEAVNRRLRELYPESEDLFDIVLVTNNHAQVGVRLINSINHYDLFIERFCMTGGNSPICYLKAYHTNLYLSADAEKVQEAIDEGIAAATIFSPSRDVAVSQSQLRVAFDGDAVLFSDESERIVKAHGLDRFFEHEKAHENKPLAQGPLKGFLEALGRLQKKFYSKGLRLECPIRTYLVTARSAASSGARALKTLRSWGLETDEALFLAGAPKGPLLEKIRPHIFFDDQMFHVAGAQEMGTVAAHVPYGVAQTSRRTSPTKQAPPAQ; encoded by the exons ATGGAACCCGGTGAGCCCCGGGAGCCCCGCGAGCTCGGGCCGGGAGCAGAGACCGCCGCGGCCCCGCACTGGGAGGAAGCCAAGACTTTCTATGACAACCTCGCGCCCCAGAAGAAACCCAAATCG CCCAAGCCCCAGAATGCCGTCACCATTGCTGTGTCCTCCCGAGCCCTGTTCCGCATGGACGAGGAGCAGCGGATCTACACGGAGCAGGGCGTGGAGGAATACGTGCGCTACCAGCTGGAACACGAGAACGAGCCCTTCGGTCCTGGACCAGCCTTCCCCTTCGTGAAG GCTCTGGAGGCTGTGAACAGGCGGCTGCGGGAGCTGTACCCTGAGAGCGAGGACCTCTTCGACATCGTCCTGGTGACCAACAACCACGCTCAAGTGGGTGTCCGTCTCATCAACAGCATCAACCACTATG ACCTGTTCATCGAGAGGTTCTGCATGACAGGCGGCAACAGCCCCATCTGCTACCTCAAGGCCTATCACACCAACCTCTACCTGTCGGCTGATGCAGAAAAAGTGCAGGAAGCCATTGACGAGG GGATCGCAGCGGCCACCATCTTCAGCCCCAGCAGGGACGTGGCTGTGTCCCAGAGTCAGCTGCGCGTGGCCTTCGACGGGGACGCTGTGCTTTTCTCGGACGAGTCAGAGCGCATTGTGAAGGCCCATGGGCTGGACAGGTTCTTTGAGCATGAGAAGGCCCACGAGAACAAGCCTTTGGCCCAG GGCCCCTTaaagggcttcctggaggcacTGGGGAGGCTGCAGAAGAAGTTCTACTCCAAGGGCCTGCGACTGGAGTGTCCCATTCGCACCTACTTGGTGACAGCGCGCAGTGCAGCCAGCTCGGGGGCCCGGGCTCTCAAGACCCTGCGCAGCTGGGGCCTAGAGACAGATGAGGCCCTGTTCCTTGCAGGAGCACCCAAGGGCCCCCTTCTGGAGAAGATCCGCCCACATATCTTCTTTGACGACCAGATGTTCCATGTGGCTGGGGCTCAGGAGATGGGTACGGTGGCCGCCCATGTGCCTTATGGCGTGGCTCAGACATCCCGGCGGACCTCACCTACGAAGCAGGCCCCTCCTGCGCAGTAG